One window of Eriocheir sinensis breed Jianghai 21 unplaced genomic scaffold, ASM2467909v1 Scaffold1002, whole genome shotgun sequence genomic DNA carries:
- the LOC126988905 gene encoding uncharacterized protein LOC126988905 produces the protein PQPHHTTSNPTTLHNITASNTTQHNTSHPVTTLATPHITPHPATQHTSHPVTPYLTPHPTTSYISPHPHHTIPYIIPSHTTLHTILSHTSPYIILTHNISHTTPSHTIPHITPSHTISHITPSHTLSHITPSYTTPHITPSHTTPPTAPSHTTPHSTSSHTTSHHTPDPATQHFTPHPATLQTMLPSHITSHITPSHTKPHTT, from the coding sequence accccagccccaccacaccacatcaaACCCAACCACACTACACAACATCACAGCAAGCAACACCACACAACATaacacatcacacccagtcacCACCCTAGCCACACCACACATAACTCCACACCCTGCCACAcaacacacatcacacccagtcacTCCATACCTCACGCCACACCCAACCACATCATACATCTCACCACACCCACATCACACCATACCATACATCATACCCAGTCACACTACACTTCACACCATACTCAGCCACACCTCACCATACATCATACTCACGCACAACATAtctcacaccacacccagccacaccataccacacatcacacccagccacaccatctcccacatcacacccagccacactttATCACACATCACACCtagctacaccacaccacacatcacacccagccacaccacacctcccactgcacccagccacaccacaccacatagcACTTCCAGCCACACCACATCGCACCACACACCTGACCCAGCTACACAACACTTTACACCACACCCAGCAACATTACAAACCATGCTACCCAGCCACATCacatcacacatcacacccagccacaccaaacCACACACCACCTAG